One window of the Amycolatopsis mediterranei genome contains the following:
- a CDS encoding exonuclease SbcCD subunit D has translation MRFLHTSDWHIGRTFHGADLLAEQEAVLGHLADLVAGEAIDAVLVAGDIYDRAVPSAEAVRVATKAVSRIRAAGAQLVVTPGNHDSAPRLGAFAEFAAAGGLHLRTTVAGLAEPVLLDDGHGPVAVYGIPYLEPEPARHALGVPDARGHTGVLTEAMRRIRADLEIRPGVRSVVLAHAFVTGGEPTDSERTIAVGGVEQVPGSVFDGVDYVALGHLHGPQTLAEHLRYSGSPLAYSFSEARQRKSVWLVDLDADGLAEVRRHELPVPRALATLTGELEDLLLDPAHDAYLEHFLSVTVTDRVRPVDAMRRLRERFPYAVHLDWAPAGGHAGAPLRYSDAVRGRSDIEVSRSFLDDCRGAPPTEREEQLLFLALEAADRGALAK, from the coding sequence GTGAGATTCCTGCACACGTCCGACTGGCACATCGGCCGCACGTTCCACGGCGCCGATCTGCTCGCGGAACAGGAAGCGGTGCTCGGGCACCTCGCCGACCTCGTGGCCGGCGAGGCGATCGACGCCGTCCTGGTGGCAGGCGACATCTACGACCGCGCGGTCCCCTCCGCCGAAGCCGTGCGGGTGGCGACGAAAGCCGTCTCCCGGATCCGCGCGGCCGGCGCGCAACTGGTCGTCACACCCGGAAACCACGATTCGGCGCCGCGCCTCGGCGCCTTCGCGGAGTTCGCCGCGGCGGGCGGCCTCCACCTGCGCACGACCGTCGCCGGGCTGGCCGAACCGGTGCTGCTCGACGACGGCCACGGCCCGGTCGCCGTCTACGGCATCCCTTACCTGGAACCGGAACCGGCGCGCCACGCCCTCGGCGTTCCCGACGCGCGCGGCCACACCGGCGTGCTCACCGAGGCCATGCGCCGGATCCGCGCGGACCTCGAAATCCGGCCCGGTGTCCGGTCGGTCGTGCTCGCGCACGCGTTCGTCACCGGCGGCGAACCCACCGACTCCGAGCGCACGATCGCGGTCGGCGGCGTCGAACAGGTGCCCGGTTCGGTCTTCGACGGCGTCGACTACGTGGCGCTCGGCCACCTCCACGGCCCGCAGACGCTCGCCGAGCACCTGCGCTACTCCGGCAGCCCGCTGGCGTACTCGTTTTCCGAGGCGCGCCAACGGAAATCGGTCTGGCTGGTCGATCTGGACGCCGACGGCCTCGCCGAGGTCCGGCGCCACGAGCTGCCCGTGCCGCGGGCACTCGCCACGCTCACCGGCGAGCTCGAAGACCTCCTGCTCGACCCGGCGCACGACGCCTACCTCGAGCACTTCCTGTCGGTCACGGTCACCGACCGGGTGCGCCCGGTCGACGCGATGCGGCGGCTGCGCGAGCGGTTCCCGTATGCGGTGCACCTCGACTGGGCGCCCGCGGGCGGGCACGCCGGCGCCCCGCTGCGCTACTCCGACGCCGTCCGCGGCCGGTCCGACATCGAGGTCTCGCGCAGCTTCCTCGACGACTGCCGCGGCGCCCCGCCGACCGAACGCGAAGAACAGCTCCTGTTCCTGGCCCTGGAAGCGGCCGACCGGGGGGCCCTCGCGAAATGA
- the rmuC gene encoding DNA recombination protein RmuC: MATVLTTAAIVLAVLLLFAVAVLWRLYQDGMRRADAAARLVAAERAKADQQQLALRRYEVAFASISGRGELGEQVLVETARALGLREDLHFTLQTDLGGGGSAKPDMVLRVGGDRTVPVDAKASMATWSEAVETDNPDERLDALRAHVRQIRSRAADLAGKGYQRWADAIYGTIMFVPSDAAVVAALDTDPELLRWLIDRRVFLCGPTGFGVLASAALFAASDRTLEADVEQVRAGAAAAHRAAAGAVEALNLSSTHLQRFLSARRRELEALETFRATVAPLTDASGSPAAVPTVRKGDELAAS, from the coding sequence GTGGCGACAGTGCTGACCACCGCGGCGATCGTGCTCGCGGTCCTGCTGCTGTTCGCCGTCGCGGTGCTGTGGCGGCTGTACCAGGACGGGATGCGCCGGGCGGACGCGGCGGCCCGGCTCGTGGCGGCCGAGCGGGCCAAAGCGGACCAGCAGCAGCTGGCGCTGCGGCGCTACGAGGTCGCGTTCGCGTCGATCAGCGGCCGGGGCGAGCTGGGCGAGCAGGTGCTGGTCGAGACGGCGCGGGCGCTGGGGCTGCGCGAAGACCTGCACTTCACCCTGCAGACGGACCTGGGCGGCGGCGGCTCGGCGAAGCCGGACATGGTGCTGCGGGTGGGCGGCGACCGCACGGTCCCGGTGGACGCGAAGGCGAGCATGGCGACGTGGTCCGAGGCGGTGGAGACGGACAACCCGGACGAGCGGCTGGACGCGTTGCGCGCGCACGTGCGGCAGATCCGGTCCCGCGCGGCAGACCTGGCGGGCAAGGGCTACCAGCGCTGGGCGGACGCGATCTACGGCACGATCATGTTCGTCCCGTCCGACGCGGCGGTGGTCGCGGCGCTGGACACGGACCCGGAGCTGCTGCGCTGGCTGATCGACCGAAGGGTGTTCCTCTGCGGCCCCACGGGCTTCGGGGTACTGGCCTCGGCGGCGTTGTTCGCGGCGAGCGACCGCACGCTCGAGGCGGACGTGGAGCAGGTCCGAGCCGGAGCGGCGGCGGCCCACCGCGCGGCGGCCGGCGCGGTCGAGGCGCTCAACCTGTCGAGCACGCACTTGCAGCGGTTCCTGTCGGCCCGCCGACGGGAGCTGGAGGCACTGGAGACGTTCCGGGCGACGGTGGCGCCTCTCACCGACGCCTCGGGCAGCCCGGCGGCCGTGCCGACGGTGCGGAAGGGGGACGAGCTGGCAGCCAGCTGA
- a CDS encoding DUF6542 domain-containing protein produces the protein MGALLGKPSQTNIPVIFIVCYIAGAVIAVCAVRRRGLFGPMVMPPLVLAVTVPTVILLTSGSAAQGDDMLSKALSIGTPLINSFPMMAITTGITLLIGFVRIFRERDPDAPKKAKKADRRADEDDETPAPRAAAGGRPRPAGSNRTGQTPVPSGARRGREGEPPRRPRPPADGERRAPRPPAERDPGTRGTRKPPPANRRTPRPAEGDPRPREPRGDAPRRRPRPPEDGRDTPPPRRPSGGRNAPPRRNRPWDDEER, from the coding sequence GTGGGCGCTCTCCTGGGCAAGCCGAGCCAGACGAACATCCCGGTGATCTTCATCGTCTGCTACATCGCCGGGGCCGTGATCGCGGTCTGCGCGGTGCGGCGGCGGGGCCTGTTCGGGCCGATGGTGATGCCGCCGCTCGTGCTGGCCGTCACCGTGCCCACGGTGATCCTGCTGACCTCGGGGTCCGCGGCGCAGGGCGACGACATGCTGTCGAAGGCCCTGAGCATCGGCACGCCGCTGATCAACAGCTTCCCCATGATGGCGATCACCACCGGCATCACGCTGCTGATCGGCTTCGTCCGCATCTTCCGCGAGCGCGACCCGGACGCTCCCAAGAAGGCCAAGAAGGCCGACCGCCGGGCCGACGAGGACGACGAAACGCCCGCCCCGCGCGCCGCGGCCGGTGGGCGGCCGCGGCCGGCCGGCTCGAACCGGACCGGGCAGACCCCGGTCCCGTCCGGCGCTCGGCGCGGCCGGGAAGGCGAACCGCCGCGACGCCCGCGCCCGCCCGCCGACGGCGAACGCCGGGCACCTCGCCCACCCGCCGAACGCGACCCGGGCACCCGAGGCACACGCAAGCCGCCGCCGGCCAATCGGCGCACGCCCCGTCCGGCAGAGGGGGACCCGCGCCCGCGCGAGCCGCGCGGTGACGCGCCACGACGGCGTCCGCGCCCGCCCGAGGACGGCCGGGACACCCCGCCGCCCCGCCGCCCGTCCGGCGGCCGGAACGCGCCGCCGCGCCGGAACCGTCCCTGGGACGACGAAGAACGCTGA
- a CDS encoding 4-hydroxy-3-methylbut-2-enyl diphosphate reductase has protein sequence MSAASPGIEPAGTPTITGTASGKRVLLAKPRGYCAGVDRAVIAVEKALEVYGAPVYVRKEIVHNRHVVDTLRERGAIFVDETSEVPEGALVVFSAHGVSPMVHAEAAERNLRTIDATCPLVTKVHKEVNRFANDDYDILLIGHEGHEEVEGTAGEAPDKVQLVDKAEDVDKVEVRDPSKVIWLSQTTLSVDETMERVDQLRERFPGLADPPSDDICYATTNRQVAVKAMAAECDLVLVVGSTNSSNSKRLVEVALKAGARASYLVDFAHEVDEAWLSGVTTVGVTSGASVPDVLVMELLDWLAERGYGDVDEVTTANEKISFAPPKELRKV, from the coding sequence ATGAGTGCAGCGAGTCCCGGAATCGAGCCCGCGGGTACCCCGACGATCACCGGAACCGCTTCCGGCAAGCGGGTGCTGCTCGCCAAACCCCGTGGTTACTGCGCCGGCGTCGACCGCGCGGTGATCGCCGTCGAGAAGGCCCTCGAGGTCTACGGCGCCCCGGTGTACGTCCGCAAGGAGATCGTGCACAACCGGCACGTGGTCGACACGCTGCGCGAGCGCGGCGCGATCTTCGTCGACGAGACGTCGGAGGTGCCCGAGGGCGCGCTGGTGGTGTTCTCCGCCCACGGTGTCTCGCCGATGGTGCACGCGGAGGCGGCCGAGCGGAACCTGCGCACGATCGACGCGACCTGCCCCCTGGTGACGAAGGTGCACAAGGAGGTCAACCGGTTCGCGAACGACGACTACGACATCCTGCTGATCGGCCACGAAGGCCACGAAGAGGTCGAGGGCACGGCCGGCGAGGCGCCGGACAAGGTCCAGCTGGTCGACAAGGCCGAGGACGTCGACAAGGTCGAGGTGCGCGACCCGTCGAAGGTGATCTGGCTCTCCCAGACGACGCTGTCGGTCGACGAGACGATGGAGCGCGTCGACCAGCTCCGCGAGCGCTTCCCGGGTTTGGCGGACCCGCCCAGCGACGACATCTGTTACGCGACGACGAACCGTCAGGTCGCGGTCAAGGCGATGGCCGCCGAGTGCGACCTGGTGCTGGTGGTCGGGTCGACGAACTCGTCCAACTCGAAGCGCCTGGTCGAGGTGGCCCTGAAGGCGGGAGCCCGGGCCTCGTACCTGGTCGACTTCGCGCACGAGGTCGACGAAGCGTGGCTTTCCGGCGTCACGACGGTGGGCGTGACCTCAGGCGCGTCAGTGCCGGACGTGCTGGTCATGGAGCTGCTGGACTGGCTGGCCGAGCGCGGCTACGGCGACGTCGACGAAGTCACGACGGCCAACGAGAAGATCTCGTTCGCGCCGCCGAAGGAACTCCGCAAGGTCTGA
- a CDS encoding lipid droplet-associated protein, whose product MKPFPLPLRVAAGLAVSTAERVRELPRQLAGLPVTVVSQVLQASMRVQQHVTELAIKGDSALSSLRPIEDTPSWATFDEDAEPGVPPARPNLAPVAEVPEPRSEVNGRVPSAAELEAELGDPWAEEERALAEDHADGENDSEAGDDEPPKKPKPGTPKVDKKTKSETPRTSAAGYEGPAGLTGYDQLTLPQLRARLRQFSIDQLETILEYERTHADRSSFTGMLSRRIANARKADRAKEDEDGGDGAEGR is encoded by the coding sequence ATGAAGCCTTTCCCGCTCCCCCTCCGGGTCGCCGCGGGCCTCGCCGTCTCCACCGCCGAGCGGGTTCGCGAACTTCCCCGGCAGCTGGCCGGGCTCCCGGTGACCGTGGTCAGCCAGGTGCTGCAGGCCTCCATGCGGGTGCAGCAGCACGTCACCGAGCTGGCGATCAAGGGCGACAGCGCCCTGTCGAGCCTGCGCCCGATCGAAGACACGCCGAGCTGGGCGACGTTCGACGAGGACGCCGAGCCCGGCGTCCCGCCCGCGCGGCCGAACCTGGCCCCGGTCGCCGAAGTGCCCGAACCGCGTTCGGAGGTCAACGGCCGCGTGCCGTCGGCGGCCGAGCTCGAAGCAGAGCTCGGCGATCCGTGGGCCGAGGAAGAACGCGCGCTCGCCGAGGACCACGCCGACGGCGAGAACGACAGCGAAGCCGGCGACGACGAACCGCCGAAGAAGCCCAAGCCCGGCACGCCCAAGGTCGACAAGAAGACCAAGAGCGAGACGCCGCGAACCAGCGCCGCCGGGTACGAGGGTCCGGCCGGGCTGACCGGCTACGACCAGCTCACCCTCCCGCAGCTGCGGGCCCGGTTGCGCCAGTTCTCGATCGACCAGCTCGAGACCATCCTCGAGTACGAGCGCACCCACGCCGACCGCTCGTCGTTCACCGGCATGCTGTCGCGCCGGATCGCCAACGCCCGCAAGGCGGACCGGGCCAAGGAAGACGAAGACGGCGGCGACGGCGCGGAAGGCCGGTGA